Proteins encoded together in one Marmota flaviventris isolate mMarFla1 chromosome Y, mMarFla1.hap1, whole genome shotgun sequence window:
- the LOC139703489 gene encoding LOW QUALITY PROTEIN: zinc finger protein 709-like (The sequence of the model RefSeq protein was modified relative to this genomic sequence to represent the inferred CDS: inserted 2 bases in 1 codon): MLTQTGDGPYESIVHGKVISCSSDIQRHEDTHTGWQPDECQQYSEASSFLLGVQRHRRTHSECKHFQCEVCGKAFHFSSLFRKRERTYSGEKLCECKQGGRTFISHTSLQRHKITHTGNARFKCKVCGKDCAYPSLFRIHQRTHTGGKPYECKQCGKAFAKSSYLQIHGRTHTGEKLYECKQCGKAFATSHQLYNHGSIHTREKPYECQQCGKAFTTASCLKIHERTHTGEKPYECKQCGKAFTQSSHLHSHEQTHTGEKPYECKQCGKAFAMSSNLQIHGRVHTGEKPYKCQQCGKAFAKSGDLHRHERTHTGEKPYECKQCGKAFTQSSHLHSHEQIHTGQKPYACKQCGKGFARSSDLQIHGRTHTGEKPYECKHCGKAFARSSDLHIHGRTHTGEKPYECKQCGKAFAQSSQLHSHEKTHTGEKPYECKQCGKAFASSHQLHKHGRIHXPYECQQCGKDFATSCLFHTRESTHTAEKSYA, translated from the exons ATGTTAACACAAACTGGAGATGGACCATATGAAAGTATAGTACATGGGAAAGTCATCAGTTGTTCCAGTGACATTCAAAGACATGAAGATACTCATACTGGGTGGCAACCTGATGAATGTCAACAATATAGTGAAGCCTCTTCTTTTCTCCTAGGTGTTCAAAGACACAGGAGAACACACAGTGAATGTAAACACTTTCAGTGTGAggtatgtgggaaagcctttcatttctcctctttatttAGAAAGCGTGAAAGAACTTATTCTGGAGAGAAACTCTGTGAATGTAAACAAGGTGGTCGAACCTTTATTTCACACACAAGTCTTCAAAGGCACAAGATCACACACACGGGGAATGCACGTTTCAAATGTAAGGTATGTGGGAAAGACTGTGCTTATCCCAGTTTATTTAGAATACATCAGAGAACACATACTGGAgggaagccctatgaatgtaagcagtgtggtaAAGCCTTTGCTAAATCCAGTTATCTTCAAATACatggaagaacacatactggagagaagctctatgaatgtaagcagtgtgggaaagcctttgctACTTCCCATCAGCTTTATAACCACGGAAGTATACATACCAgagaaaagccctatgaatgtcaacaatgtggaaaagccttcactaCTGCCTCTTGCCTTAAGATACACgaacgaactcatactggagagaagccctatgaatgtaagcagtgtgggaaagccttcactcagtcatctcaccttcactcacatgaacaaactcatactggagagaagccctatgaatgtaagcagtgtggcaaagcctttgctatgTCTAGTAACCTTCAGATTCATGGAAGAgtacatactggagagaagccctataaatgtcagcagtgtggcaaagcctttgctaaaTCTGGTGACCTTCACAGACATGAACgtactcatactggagagaagccctatgagtgtaagcagtgtggcaaagctttcactcAGTCCTCTCACCTTCACTCCCATGAACAAATTCATACTGGACAGAAGCCCTATGCATGTAAACAGTGTGGCAAAGGCTTTGCTAGATCCAGTGACCTTCAAATACatggaagaacacatactggagagaagccctatgagtgtaaacattgtggcaaagcctttgctagatcCAGTGACCTTCACATACACggaagaactcatactggagagaagccctatgaatgtaagcagtgtggcaaagcgtTTGCTCAGTCTAGTCAGCTACactcacatgaaaaaactcatactggagagaagccctatgaatgtaagcagtgtggcaaagcctttgcttcATCCCATCAGCTTCACAAACATGGAAGAATACA accctatgaatgtcaacaatgtggaaaagacTTTGCCACATCCTGTCTGTTTCACACACGTGAAAGTACACATACTGCAGAGAAATCGTATGCATGA